CGTACGGATTGCGTGGCAATAATCTCGCAAGTTCCCAACGCGACGTGCGTTATGTGCGCGCGTGGATTGAGGTGTTTTATTGGTAATGCCGCCGAAAATCCAGGGCATGATCTCTTaactgatgagatgtgccaatagcAACGGTCGCGAGCTACGCTACCCATGACATAATGAGTACTGATGAGACCTTTCGGTTCTACAATATATGGTGGTGTTTCGAGTTTGCTCAAAAGTTGTCAGAACCTGACCCAACCAGGCGCACCCACTCTTCCTCGGGAGAGACTTTGTTGTTAAGCTAACTAGTCGGGGTAAGGGTCCTCGGGTCCGACAATAAAAATACTCTTCGGGAAGAGCTCGTTTGGGGATCCTCCGGAGTCCGAGGTATATAATTCCTCTTACACAGGCTACGTTTATGTCAAAGAAGGAAGCACAAAGGTGAGTGTTGAACCAGTTTGCAAGATCGAAGACTAACACATAGAAGAGCAAGTCTTCCGAGGATTATCCTCAGCttggaagaccggttcaggggctactgatggtgtactACATAGGGGGGTGCTAACCACGTCGGCCCCCGAGCATGGGCTAGGCCAAGGACCCCCAAACTATCAACCAGTGGGACACGCATGTCGGGCCCTCGGCGTACTCAAGATGAAATCTTCCGAATACTTGGCACCTGCTCCAAGAAAAAATGCGATCCTCAGCATGTTTATATCCTGATGTTACCGACCTAGGTGCAACCCTAGGTACCCCTTATGTCTATATGAGCCAAGGGGTTTAGGACCCTAGACCTAGATTCATTCACAtaagatctcgaggtagatcaacctgTACTTTATATCCCATCCACAATTAATACAATACAAACAGAACGTGGTTCACTTCTTTGAGAGGGCCCTAACcatggtaaatattgtgtcccttttCATCCTATTACCATCTAGCCAAGATCACCCCCTTCTCCAGATCTGTCAGATTTAACTCCTTCACCTGCCTACAACGTCCGCCTACAATGTCCGTTCGTCACATGTAGCAACCATCGTCTACAACATTGATGCCCAACCTTGCAACAATTGGTGGCGGGAATCGTTTGGTCGCCGTTGCACGACCTCTTAGCAAACACCGACGTGTCACATCACTGTTGTGCGGCCATGCCGCTCCAAATTTGCCATCACGCTGATCGCAATAAAGACACGTGTCGCAGCAGTGGACATCCATGCCATCCGGAGGCAAAGCGATGAGGAAGCGACACAGTGGTTGTGTGATGCGGCGGTGTAGGTGGAGGGGAAGGAGGGGAATGGGGCAAGATACGGGAAGAAGAGACGGGGTAGAGAAAGATAGAGAGAGGCGACTCGCACGAGAGCCACATAGCCACGCGGCGAGAGAGTGAGGAGGCTGACGAAACCAGTCGATCAGTCGGGGCGATTAAAAAAATTGAAATGAAAGGTAGATCCTTCtaccttatactccctccgtccagaaatacttgtcggaaaaatggatgaatctagatgtattttagttatagatacattcaattttatccatttctccgacaagtattttgggatggagggagtatattcaaAACAGGCAAAGACTGAAGACCAGTGGTCAATTACATGAGGCTTGTGATGTGCACCGTGGTGCAAAGGGCCACAAGCAGCCTACAGAGAAAGAAAGGAAGGCAGGGGCAAGAGGAACAACTTATGCAACACTCCAACTTATGTGCCCAAGCCAACAGAGTCCCTATCCTCCACCTTGCGCTGTGTTCTGTTGCTCCAAAGCCTGAGCATTTCAGGCGCATATGTACTGATGTAGGCAGCAGACCAGCGCTTGTTGTTGAATCATTCTGAGCGTGCCAAAGCGTGACAGCGCACGCAGGAAAGACAACGTACCATTGGTGTGGAGAGGCTAGGTGGTGAGCCGCACGCCCCATGAAATCCATCTGATCAGTAGATATGCAAGCCACGGATGACAAATTGAGCTTCGCCCAGAGCAAGTGAGCAGGCAAGCATCTGAGAATCAAGTGACAAATAGACTGGGCAAACATCAAAATGTGAGAGGCGAAAGAAATACCATGCAACTCATTCCTCTTATGTGAAAAGGACAATGTATTGGCATGGCATCAAGCCGAAACGAATTGATGCAATCATTTCCATCCCGGATATTTTCTATGGACAGGTGAAACTCACAAAAAGGAGTGCTTTTACATGTACAAGAAACGCACACGACACCCGGCCTCTGTAACAGAAAAAACTGTACATGCTATGTACTTGCAATCCACCTGCAGTCGCTCTGAAGAGCTAACCAACTCCAAAATGTTCACGCCATCGTCAAGAAGCTGAGATCAGCGTGTTTTTCAACTTGTGCGCTACGAATGCCGCCGCCCGCTGGCAGGATTTACAGGACCAGTCGGTGGAGGAGGAGATGACGATGGTAGACGGACCAGGGCGGGTTGAGGCGAGGGCGCCGCCGTGAGGGCATAGGTGAGCCTTGAAGATGAGCTCTCAATAAGCCCTGCAACTCCGGCGGCAGAAGTTTGTGCGTTGGATGGAAGGAACAGGTCATGTTTCTGGTCTTTGTAAGCGCTCCATACCTGCGAAAGACAGAAAAAAGATCTTAATTAACTAACTAGAGTTCTTGTTTACTGCTGAGTGAGTTGCTTCATCAATGATCTACTCCTGCAATTTCATAAGCTAATATGAACCGTAGAATTCTATAGACTCACATCAGAAGAATTAAGGATTTCTCGAACTTTAGCACAGTGAGCGCCTTCCGTTGCAAAAGCATGAAGTACCTGTTtagataaaacaaaacaaaaaacaagtaCATCAAATATTATCAACAAAACACAAGCCGTAGAGGCTATTCAAGTATTAAGAAATTGAATTTTCAAACGACTCAAACCTAAAATGCATAAATACCACAACGAGGCCTTGACAGGATCCAAGGATTGCACCCTCTTATATCATGCTTTAACTACTCAATAGTCAGGAGACTAATGCTCTGAAGACTTGACGACACGAAATGTAGTTCAGCCAATTCTTTGGGCAAACACTTGATTTATTTTCAGGTCAAATATTTCAGGGCAATCTTACACTCATACCACCCAGTACACAAAACAAGCAAAATGGAAGATGCACTTTGGACATCAGCTCCCTAGAGACTGTCTACGATCAAACCAATTCTCTTTTGATTGCATCTAACTGCTCAGTGCAATAGCAAGATTTAGCTAAAATGCTACCCAGAATATGATGCTTACCTCCACTGCTAGTACACGCCCAATTGAAGCCTCTGATTCATTCCACTTCATTTGGTTACAGAGTCCCTGCCTTCCACCAGCTCGCCAGTCAAGAATGCCAAGGAGCACATCAACAAGACCAACCCTATTTTGGTTCGTAGTAAATACAGAGTAAAAAAATAGTTATTGAGCTGTTTTCACTGAAAAACAGTAGCTCTACCACTGCAGTGACTAACAAGATGAAGCAAGTAGACACTGGTAGTGGTTGGTCCTGGTTAGGATTCCTTTTCATTCAAAAAAAGTCTCAATATATTGCAAATGATGGTTATTTAGACAAAAGGTGTATTCCAAAGTCTAACCAGAAGAAAAACAATACAAGTTAATATGTTTTAGTTCTGTAAAATGTCAAAAGAATGGGGTAAAGGCAGATGCTGAGATGCTGCAGAATACCTAATTTTCCAATCAGAAAAAAATAGCTATATTGAACAAGTTTTGATCAGAAAGGTTTTCAACATAAATGGAACCCACTAAATGCAAATGTTTCATAAATTACCAGGTGCATCCTTTAAAGTTGCATATTCACGCAAGTCTGCCCTCTAACAATATATAGCACCAAAGCATTGAATAGTGATTGTTGAAGGCCACTTCAAATTTACGAAACTAAATGATACTcccccgtaaagaaatataagagcgtagtgatctaaacgctcttatatttctttacggagggagtatttgggaaATGGAATGTTCTATTCTATATTTAAAGACCTATAGCTAAACTGGAGCAGCTTACTTTAACCCCTGTGCAACAAGCGCGTCTCTAGCTCGATTACCAGCGCCAACAACACGCTTTAGTGTCTCTAATGCCAGTATACTTCCACCTTGCCATCCAATTGCTTTCATAAGCAGTGCAACAACCTGCAAGGTAGTTCAAGAAATAGATCACGATGGGCCCTTAGATGCCATTTATGAAAAGATGTGCTACGCCAATCATATTGGATTTCCTCTTCTGGCTTCTCCCCCATAAGTTCTACAGAATTCAAACTATAAAGGCAAACATCTTGTAAATTTAAGAGATAAATAGTTATTGTTGAAGCGACGCCAGAAAAGGAATTTTCAGTCATAATTTCTTTAAACACCAAGGTTCACACTGAACTTAGTATTATCAAGCTTTGTCACCAAACGTTTTCAGATGAAGTCAAATTACATTAGTGGCCATGCTGCTGTATCAGCAAAAAAGATCAATATGCAATGTTCCCCTCAAGAGTCATAACAAACACAAATAAGTTCATTATAATTTAATACCTGAGGAGTTCCTGCACTTGTTGCCGCCATAGCTTCAGCACAAGTGGTGCTAGACGCCAGCTGATGTAGTACTCGCAAACAACTAAGGCGAACCCTCTCTTGTGGAGTCTGCACAGTGGTCTCAGGGACACCATCAGAGTTATCGTGCTCAATAGGTTCTGCTTGCACTCTACTTGTGTCCTGTCCAGATGCCATAGTCTCCCTTCTTCCCTCATAAGCCATAGCTGCAACCAGCTTTGGAACATAACCTAGGTAACCAACATGGTCTGCAAGTGCCGGATGAACACGCAACAAAGAAACAAGTGCGGCAGAAAGCAGCAAAGGAAGTTCTGGATCAACAGCATTTGCCTCATAGTGGGTAGCAGCAACTGAAGAAACATACTGATCTAGGAGCCCTTCAAGGAATCTTTTAGGGTTTCTCAGTGGAAACTTGGGATCCTTTAGGAAAAGTCTCACATATATTCCACCAACCTGAAATTTGCACAGCATGATAATACCTAAGCCAATGTTATGAAATGCAGATACCAGAATAATTCTAGAACAAGCACTATACCTGTGGTTCATCCTTCATTACATGTTGGCCAGAGGCTTGTTCCGGCACATCCCAATCAACAAGACGTCCTTTCATCTGCTCTTGGTAAAGGTCTGCCGCCATGGTAGACAGCTGCGCAGAAAGAGAAGCTGCCATTGCAGGTGTCCATACAAGTTCAGGAGTTTCTGTTGTCTGTTCAAGAGATGAAACAACAGCTTCACCAGGTCCATCTCTAATTGCAGAAACCAAACCATCGGGCAAGAATCTAGCAAGCGTGATGGCCACCCTGGGACCATGCATCGGCTGCCCAGCAAGTTTGCCCAATAAGGATGCAGCTGCAGCTCTTTGCTGCATAGGGATTTCCTCTACATGATATAAACTAAGTGAGTAATATGTTGTGCATAATTAGATCTCTAAACTAGTGGTAGTTAAACATGAAAAAACCAATGTGaacggtaagaagttaaaaatagaaCAAAGTTTCATAAACACATATAGGAAACTTAAAGGTGGTGGATCAGTGCAAGATACTGGTGAGAAGTTCACACTACATTTAAAAAAATCAATTAATTAAACATACTATTGCTCATCAAATAACAGCTGGTGCCAACAAAACAGCAAGAGCATGAAGAATGTGAAACGTGTAAACTACACATTAGTTTCTGAAATAGCAACAACACCATAGCCTCATATAAATATCTAAATGTAGCAAAAAATGCCAAAATAGAGATTGTCACCTTGAAGGGGTAACATAAGTTCGAGAATGTACACTACACCACCATGCTTGGCAGCAGCCCAGGCCAACTCTGGCGTGCTGGCCAAAGAATAGAGGACAGCAAGCGCCCCATCCCTACAAGAAGGATTGCAGTGTAGTATCTGAAATAGCAAAATGAGACTCGTCCTTTCTGCGACCATGGCCTCCAAACAAGGAGCATGCTTTGTCAAGAGAGAAAGAACACTTAAACAAATTTGTGGGATATTGCTTTCAGGAGGAACAGGCAGCGCAAGGCATTCAAATAGAGGTGTCAATCGTTCCTTGGAAGCAAAAACAGCAGCCAAGCCTGGATTACTTGTCAGAAGATTCTGtagcaaaaagaatgaaaaaaaaagtcagaaaatGAGCAGCATACACAGAAAAATTGAGAGACCTGTTCCAAAAGAGTACCTGAAGCGATGTTAACCCACTTCTGAGGTTTGTAATAACTTCACAATCTCCACCAGTTTCATATTTACTGCCTTTTTCAAATGAATTATCCTCTTTTCCTTCATTAGTTGAATCACTGGCTCCACCATTTTCAGTAGATGTATCGATAACCGAATCATGTTCGTGCGTCATATTTTCCTCCGAATTTATGGAACTCCACTTTTGCACTAGACCTGCTATAAACTTAAGAAGAGCAATGCAAAATCCTTCCTGATCACTTATTTCATAATCTGGTTGATTGTTGTAAATTCTCAAGTAGACATCACCAACATTCAATTCTTTTGACAAAGCTTCATAGTTGAAAGACTGTGATTCTGTCAAATCATACGAACCATCAGGACCTTGGCTAGTTCGCTGCTGATCTACAAACTTGAGGAGCTCTCCTCTGGTTGAAGAATTCCATATGATCTACAAACAAGAAAAAATTCTTAAGCTATAGAAATCAAGTCCACACATACAACTAAACAGTAGTAGATTGTCGTGTAATAATCTCTGAAACGTGTTCATGAAAAGCAGCTTGCAATTGCTCACTTAAAGCAATGTGTAAACTAGTGAAGCCATCATCAGATATATATAGAACCAAACTGTAGTAGATTTTTCGAAAGTTACTCCTTCCATTTGTAACTAGATTACCTTTCATACAGTCTCCAAGATGCAATTTTGGCCACTACTTTCCATACGAATATTTTAGTACAAACTATCAAATTGTCATATTATGGAAATAATTTTCATGACATTTATAACAATATTGTTTTTACTTAACTAATCTAAAAAATATTACAAGTTAAATGTAGAGAAGTTTAACAGCATACACTCAAGGAAGTCGTCCATTTGCAAACTGACGTAGTACATAAGtagtgaaatactccctccgttcacaaatattaaatattctaacttttttctgaatcgGATATGTATATACACGTTTTAGTGGGTTTGgtcactcatttcagtccgtatgtagtccatgttGAAAAATCTAATGCATCTTACATTTTTGAACGGAGGAAGTAGTTTATAATTGCTCCCTATGAAGCAATTGCGTGGTTGATTAAATAAACAACAACATCACTACTCAGAATGTGCGTCTGTTTATACCCGTAGAGAACATCACTTCCATAGCTAATTAATATCAAGTCGGGACTAGAGACTAAGTAAGACTATGAAACTGCTCTTGCTACATCTTTGAAGCTAGAGCCACTGTCATGGAATTCACTAAGTCCAGTGAGGTGTACCCATGTGTGCATGGATTATGTGCCAGTAATAATAATAGTAAAGTAGTAAGCTTAGCAAATTGCCTAATATACAATTGAACAGAGAACCTATTACCTCTGGtgactccaagtttgaattcagattTGATAATAGATCTTTGGGTGGCCGGTTTCTCAGCATGTCAGCAAGCTTGGGAGTAAGAAGTGCTCTTAATGTATTGAAAGCAGGAAGGTTAGATGGGCTTGATGTTCCGTCACCACCAAGACCACAAAGCTTTGACAAAGCCTGAGCTGCATGTACTGCATGAAGATTTTTGGCAATCTGCACCCTTGCCCCAACACCATGTGATTCATTTGTCTCATTCTCTTCTGCTGTCGAATCGTATTGAAGCAGTAAGGGCAAGACAAACCTGCAAAAACATTTGAATATGTCACTGCTATGGCTTCACATTACCTACTTTTTTGCTAATGTATATGTCAATTTGATTCAGTCAAGTATGATATGTACAGAATTCGTTCAGTACTAACTCCATGTTACTATAGCTTCTTTTCTTTTAGAGAGAGGAGGGAATCATCATATTATAATAGCAATAGCAAAAAGATGGCAGGACAGTACCATAAAAAGCCAGCGGCAAGCAGAGCATTTTGCAGTTCAGATGAAACTGAAACATTAGCAGCTGTCTGCAGAGCAGCATCCACAGCCGATGGAACAAATTCAAGTTCTGTACAGTGCACAATATCCTCAACAAGGCCAGCAAACTTAAGAATCTCAACTCTTCCTGACTCAAACAAGCTGAGCGCTGAAAATGTGTGCATTATACTGGTGACTATTTTTGCCGCTGGTTCGTGTGCCGGAGTTGTGGGCTGAACGATGCACATGCAACGTGAAAGCAGTGTTGCCAACAACGGGATACCGCTGTCTCGTATAAGCTCTTCTCCATTTAGTGAAGATGATGAACATCTGGCAGCAGATGAGAAGAACATGAGAGGCAATGAAAATAAACAGTTTCTGAAAAAATATATAAACATAGCTAAACTAAGTTTCTTTTAGCTTACGTCAGCCAAATCAGCTCTGAAGCGGCTATCAAAAGAGGGGCTCTATCAGATGAAAGGAAATTGCTATCATCCTTGTCTACAGTAACTGCATTTAGCAACATAGGATAGCCAGCATATTTGAATGGTTCCAAGACATGTCCATATCTCTTGTACAAGATACACTGTGCCTTAAGTAAGAGTATCAGCCTCCAGAGCTGTGGTCCCTGCAATCCTTGCATACTTGCCTGCATACATAGATATTGCATTCACAGTAAATATCTTTAAAAGGACTCAATGTCAATAGTCAAACACTGTGGGAATAATCTTAACAGTACTCAATGTTTATTCACATGTTCCCTTTTGCCTTACTCCAATTTGTAGGGCGAATGTTACAAGGTGGAAAATGATTTGTGAAGTGCACAGAAGAAATCTGCTCATACAGTTACCCCAATAAAAGAAAAGGACGGACCAAATAAGaataagaaacaaaaagagaaGGCAAAACATGGAGAACAGCTTAATCAAATTCAACAAGCAAATGCTTTTCCATACACAATTATAATTTAGATTTAGAGATCTTCCGCAGGAGAAAACTTAAAGctaagaaaaaaaagaaacacCTACTTCCTTAGAAAGGATAACCTGAGATTTACTACACTCGTTTTATGTTGCTAGCAATCCTCCTCGAAAAATTACTCTATACTAAAAATGATCCAGTTATAACTCCATATAACTAACCCGTCTATCATTTTATTTATGGTGCCtccaatttaattaattaatttaactaTAAGAAATCAAGCAtaccaaaggtggcatggtgtcaacaGTCATAGAAACAATGGAATACCTGCAATCGCTCGTAAGCCTTTTGCACAGCAACAAACTTTTCTCTTCCCTCAGGGTTCTTGTCTGGATGGTATTTTATTGCCAGCTTCCGGTATTGGCGCTTAAGCTTCTCTTCGTCGATGTTTTCAATATTTTTTGCCAAACTGGCCAGATTTAACTCGGATGACTTTTTGCTACTACCCTTCTCGCCAATTACAAGATCATCAAGAGTAATCTCCAGTATCTTGCAGGCTTCTTCTTCAGACAAATCCATTGGACGGCGAGTTAACTCTTCACGCCACATTGCCAGTAGTGACTGCAAAAACTCTACGTGTTCAACGATGGGCCAGTTAGGAAACCTGATTTCATCACATAGGTTCCGAAGGTAGTAACGATGGCACCACATCTCATCTTTCAGATTCGGGTAGGTCACAGGTGGCATAGGAGCATAATCATACAATGAATGGCAATGTTGAGCCAATTTCTGAGAAAAATCACCGAGATGCTGCAGGACCTAAGAAAACAAGTAGAACGCAAAAAAGTATTTGAAAGTAAGATTAAAATCCAGAAATTTCAAAGCAAATGTCTTAAAAAAATAGCAATGAAGGCTACACAGGCAAAATACCTGACGAATAAGATGTTCTGCCCTCATTTTGTGGGTCCATATAATCTCTGGTGTGTCAGAATCAGACACCATTGCGGCAGCAAAAGCAGAAGGACCACTACGTTCTAAGACATACAGCAGTGATTCTGGGAGCAGTCCACCTAGTACACTGCGCTTTGCCAAAGGCAATGATGAAGATACTGCAGCCTCTTCACCGCCATGAAAGGCTTGATGAGTATGTGTGGCCGAAAAAAGTTGTGCGATTGATAGAAGGTTTGAACCAGGGTATGCCAATGCAAAGTAAAAGGCGCCAGTACTATATAATCGAATCATAGCTTTGGGGTTTCTTGTGACAATAGCCTTAAGCAAAGAGGCAGATACTTCAACAATGCTTGGTTCCCCAGTAAGCATGGCCTATATATAATTTCAAAATGTTTTGTTTCATCAGTGTTTGATTGATAAAATGATTCCAGAAGTAATGAAAAATAAGTCAACAGAATAACTGAAGAGTTAAACCAATTTATCACAATATAAGCATGAGGTTTACTGGTACGACAACAGCTTATCATAAAAACAAAGGCTAGATCAGTAACGGTGATAACTACGCTAACAG
The sequence above is a segment of the Triticum dicoccoides isolate Atlit2015 ecotype Zavitan chromosome 1A, WEW_v2.0, whole genome shotgun sequence genome. Coding sequences within it:
- the LOC119273118 gene encoding dnaJ homolog subfamily C GRV2-like, which codes for MDFASRHTASAPSANAGADASSSAVTEEPEYLARYFVVKHSWRGRYRRILCIAASGVVTLDPTTLAVTNSYDFAADFDRAAPDPNAAAEFSLSVRSDGKGKFKAMRFSSPLRAGILTELHRLRPVHPVVEFPVLHLRRRTQEWAPFKIKVTSLGIELLEVHSGNLRWCLDFRDMDSPAILLLGDNYGRRRSAEGGGFVLCPLYGRKSKAFMAASGSTNTLIISSLTKTAKSAIGLSLSVDNSQSMTAADFIARRANEAVGAAETRHGEWSVIRLRPAAHGTACIESLSLGVGPRGGLGEQGDSVSRQLVLTNTSLVERRPENYEATIVRPLSAVSALVRFAEEPQMFAFEFNDGCPIHVYASTSRDNLIATVVDVLQTQRQCAIPVLRRLTMPGHRIDPPCGVAHLQIPHNATVDMEAANMYVKHLAVVAKEAVASSDTVPGAKIRLWRRIREFNACIPYTGVPINIEVPEVVLMALISLLPATPQNLPADAPPLPPPSPKAAATIMGFVACLRRLLTSRSVSSHVMAFPVAVGRIMGLLRNGSEGVAAEAAGLVAMLIGGGPGDTSMLMDTRGESHATYMHAKSVLFAQPIYVPVLVSRLKPLSVSPLLSLSVVEILEAMLCDPHGETTQHATFVELLRQVAGLRRRLFALFAHPAESVRETISVIMRTIAEEDAIAAESMRDAALKDGALLRHLLNAFFFPAGERRDVSRQLVALWADSYQPALDLLSRILPPGLVAYLHTRSDEDSQNQYDEVPLSRRQKRILQQRRALGGKNMETPEQGMPPNSVDDGDFFRHTSVGPYGGADVNQRHVGQYSTAHTPSPATSIDPSHAVPHGAVPQSVSENHQLGTPQLDSHTYSVDPTANGDLIESSHSDFSVPAQIVVENTPVGSGRLLCNWFGFWRAFGLDHNRADLIWNERTRQELREALQTEVHNLDVEKERTDDIDPGSSVSEDDGGSDTLPRISWNYAEFFVSYPSLSKEVCVGQYYLRLLLESGSNYRAQDFPLRDPVAFFRALYHRFLCDADVGLTVDGAVPDELGSSDDWCDMGRLDGFGGGGGSSVRELCSRAMAIVYEQHYKVIGPFDGTAHITVLLDRTDDRALRHRLLLLLKAFMNDLSNVEACVLVGGCVLAVDLLTVAHEASERTAIPLQSNLIASTAFMEPSKEWMYIDNDGTKVGPLEKDAIRRLWSKKSIDWTTKCWASSMSDWKRLRDIRELRWALSVRTPVLTSTQIADAALSILHSMASAHSDLDDAGEIVTPTPRVKRILSSPRCLPHVAQAMLTGEPSIVEVSASLLKAIVTRNPKAMIRLYSTGAFYFALAYPGSNLLSIAQLFSATHTHQAFHGGEEAAVSSSLPLAKRSVLGGLLPESLLYVLERSGPSAFAAAMVSDSDTPEIIWTHKMRAEHLIRQVLQHLGDFSQKLAQHCHSLYDYAPMPPVTYPNLKDEMWCHRYYLRNLCDEIRFPNWPIVEHVEFLQSLLAMWREELTRRPMDLSEEEACKILEITLDDLVIGEKGSSKKSSELNLASLAKNIENIDEEKLKRQYRKLAIKYHPDKNPEGREKFVAVQKAYERLQASMQGLQGPQLWRLILLLKAQCILYKRYGHVLEPFKYAGYPMLLNAVTVDKDDSNFLSSDRAPLLIAASELIWLTCSSSSLNGEELIRDSGIPLLATLLSRCMCIVQPTTPAHEPAAKIVTSIMHTFSALSLFESGRVEILKFAGLVEDIVHCTELEFVPSAVDAALQTAANVSVSSELQNALLAAGFLWFVLPLLLQYDSTAEENETNESHGVGARVQIAKNLHAVHAAQALSKLCGLGGDGTSSPSNLPAFNTLRALLTPKLADMLRNRPPKDLLSNLNSNLESPEIIWNSSTRGELLKFVDQQRTSQGPDGSYDLTESQSFNYEALSKELNVGDVYLRIYNNQPDYEISDQEGFCIALLKFIAGLVQKWSSINSEENMTHEHDSVIDTSTENGGASDSTNEGKEDNSFEKGSKYETGGDCEVITNLRSGLTSLQNLLTSNPGLAAVFASKERLTPLFECLALPVPPESNIPQICLSVLSLLTKHAPCLEAMVAERTSLILLFQILHCNPSCRDGALAVLYSLASTPELAWAAAKHGGVVYILELMLPLQEEIPMQQRAAAASLLGKLAGQPMHGPRVAITLARFLPDGLVSAIRDGPGEAVVSSLEQTTETPELVWTPAMAASLSAQLSTMAADLYQEQMKGRLVDWDVPEQASGQHVMKDEPQVGGIYVRLFLKDPKFPLRNPKRFLEGLLDQYVSSVAATHYEANAVDPELPLLLSAALVSLLRVHPALADHVGYLGYVPKLVAAMAYEGRRETMASGQDTSRVQAEPIEHDNSDGVPETTVQTPQERVRLSCLRVLHQLASSTTCAEAMAATSAGTPQVVALLMKAIGWQGGSILALETLKRVVGAGNRARDALVAQGLKVGLVDVLLGILDWRAGGRQGLCNQMKWNESEASIGRVLAVEVLHAFATEGAHCAKVREILNSSDVWSAYKDQKHDLFLPSNAQTSAAGVAGLIESSSSRLTYALTAAPSPQPALVRLPSSSPPPPTGPVNPASGRRHS